The following DNA comes from Anopheles arabiensis isolate DONGOLA chromosome 3, AaraD3, whole genome shotgun sequence.
GCGATTGCTTGCACGCTCCAGTTTATTCTACTCGCAGCAGCTCCACGTCGAAGGTCAACCGAGCGTTCGGTGGGATGACACCCGGATGGCCACGGCTACCGTAGGCGTAGTCCGGCGAGCACACCAGCTTGGCACGCTGGCCGACCGACATCTGGGCGACGCCTTCGTCCCAGCCGCGGATCACCTCACCCTTGCCGACCGAGAACTTGAACGGCTTGCCGCGGGTGCGCGACGAATCGAACACCGTGCCGTCGTCGAGCGTGCCGGTGTAGTGGACGACCGCCGTTTGACCCGGCTTGGGGAAGGTGGTCTCTAAGGGATGGGAAGAACACGcagaggggagggggaaaggAAACACACGAAAAATTTCAGCATAAAAAGACGATAAACTCCCAGAACTCGCCACCACAGCTCAGCGCACACTGGCGCATTCCGATACTTACGGTCACCGTTGGCAATTGGGACAATCTGTACACCCATTTTGCGTTCCTTCTTCCTGCTTGGTTACGGCTTCCTAGCGACAAGGGCACACACGGGCACGGGCTGCAAAATTAGCCGGTCAAGTAGAGGGCTGCACaactttttttgtaattcCACAGAGCTGGAACTGCTGCAAGCGAATGCAATTACGCACTGGTTGCTGCAATtggtagagagagagcaaacaaATTCCAACACGATGATAGATTAGCAAGACTGTGCTGCGAGTGCTTAAAATTTCACACCTAAAATTACACACCGAAATTTCACACGgcttgaaaaagaaaatatcttCCCTTCTGCGCGTCGATTCCCAAAGAACATTTGGGGCAGCACGGATGGACGTCTTGGATGTCAAAAGAGCTGTCAAAATGAGGATTCGAACTGAAGATGTTCGAATTAGAACTTCCAGCGGGAAAATGAATGGAACTacttgctttatttttatattgaatGGATGGTCGGCTttcattcttcttctatttagcgtaacgtcctacgcgatGGTCATGCttgcctatacaggctttcaagactttaCTTATTACTACGCAGCCGGAtcgtcaatccttgctacggggagacgctCCATtataggcttgaacccatgacgggaatgttattaagtcgttcgagttgacgactgtaccccTGGATCACCCCTGCTAGCCGTCTTGTgtgtaaaaatgtgtaaaaattgTTTCTTGATCGATATGATCGATCAAAAAGACCCTGGCGTTGCCTTGCTTTATTTTGGTGTATCTAAAATATAATTTGACTGCAAGCTTACGCAAGTCACAAACAGACCAATCGTGAAGCTTCCAAACATATTGCGAAATCGTCGGTTAATTTCAGCCAACTCAAGCTTTTTTACCCTACCAACTGAAATCGCATTTTATTAGTTGACTGCCTTTTAGTTGGCCTGCTTTGCTGTGCACCGAACCGATGTCTGATAGTTCactaacagttcaataaaaaaaacctttgttTGCATGGAAAACTATTTGAAGACAAATTAACTGAAATTTCTTGGCTTTTGGAGAACAAAACATATCTTAATTTGagagaaaaatgtatggaaatttaaaaaagaatgcAACCTGAATCAACCGTTCAACAGGCAGGCAATTTAAGCTTATCTAAAGAgttttgactgtttttttttataagcaTAAAAATATCCTAATGATTGTAAAGATTTTTCTTCAAACCTCAAGTTTTTAGAAtcttaatgcattttttgctCATCTTAGTTTTTCTctgtaaaacaacaaaagttATGAAATGtatctaaaatatatttttagatGGGTATTTTCATTGACGCCCGATAGCTGTCAATTTAGGCAAATCAAATGTTAACTGGGTTATCGGACcgagcacacgcacacacccagaCACACTCTCGCATCAGCAAACGTACGCAGCCAGTCCGTGTTGCGCTATGACCGCGTTGCCAGCGACCGAAAAATTATTAACTTCGCGGAACCCGATCAGAGCAGACGTGTCTGTGTCAACCGTGTCGTCGTCGTAGTGGTCGCGCTGAAAATACCGCATAAAGCATTCTATGTAGGTGCAGCATAAagggaaaacacaaaaaaccatcGGTTCGGTGggattgggtgtgtgtgtggtgctgtgtgttgttggCTGAAGAAAACTCCCTGAAAGCTGTCGGTGAGGCGCGCTTTGTTGGCGAGTGATATTTGAATGCGTTTTATCAGCAGAAtcgggagaagaaaaaaattaacacaaacgTGACAAGtacctctgtgtgtgtgtgcgtgacagTGTGCGTTGATAAAACAtaaaagcaacataaaaataagGTGCTGCATGCTAACAGAGAGTGAGAAACAGAGAAGAAGAGCAGAAAAAGGTGGGAAATCGTCCGGTGAAGAAGCCATTTCGCGCatcggtgtgttttgttggtaGACATGACGGGATGGttgggttggtggtggtggtggtgctgctatTGACCACCGGTCGCTTGAAAGGGGGAGGGAATTAAAACGGGCAGGTTCGTGGCTTCTACTCCGACTGGGTTTAGTTtgtctttccttcttttttttttgtaattctcGAGCCAAGTGTGTGGACAGTCCAGtgcgtatgtgtttgtgctgcGCTTGCCTTCGCCGTCGTCGCCTGCTACCACTGCCACCCATAGATATTAACACGTACGTGtgccgcacacacaaacacacgacaTGATGTTGTGAGGTGGATTTCGAGGGGAGGGTGagatcgaaacaaaaaaaccatagCTTGTGTGTGGTTCCGTTCTGTGAggggcttttcttttttcttttgcttctcttcCCTTAACCTTAACCGTGTATGAATGGGAAAATTCAAAACTAGTTCCGTGCGTCTgtctgtttttcttgtttgtttattagagccgaaatagagaaaaaaatgttatttctTCCACTTCCCGTTCTAGCGAaaagtgcgtgcgtgtttgattagtggcgtgtgtgtatcgagcgaagaaaaagtgaaaattaatCTAAAATAACGCGATTGCGTCTTTTCTCCATCTTCCTCCTCTGTCCCTCTTGCTGTTATCTTTCATCCCGTTCGCACCCCGTTCTGTGAAAGGTGCAATTTTCCTCCCAAAGCCTACTgtgagtgaatgtgtgtatgtgtgcacgtGTATGCTAGTGTGTGATTCAcggggaaaaataaaacgcacaAAAGGGCACACACAATCGGAAAACCACGCCGGGGCATCATAAGAAGGAAACTTACTGttccccgtgtgtgtgtcccccTGTGTTGTGTACGACCCTGATTATTATGCACTGTTTTTAGGGGTGagaaagtgtatgtgtgtgtgagtgtgaacaAGGCACAATAGCGGAAAGCCGTTAAcggagcgaagaaaaaaaagaacaacacaacaagGCCCGTCTGCGGATCTGTTGCCGCTGCTGACATCATCGTGTCATCGTCATCCAACTAATTGTCATCATCAAATAATTTTGAACTGTTCGGTTTCACACGTCGCGTGTCGCACCTTCGCTAACAGCTAAAGGTGAGTTTAAAATTCAAACTACAATTTCTCGTTCAGCAACGATTTGTAGCGCTTAATGTTTCTGACTTAAATTCCACTTCCTTGCCATGCgtttattccttttttcgaATGATATAAGCGTTCACTGACGAAGCCGGTGCCGTCTGCATAAAggtttttatgaaaaaatgggGGATATAAAGTAGAATGGCCCGAAAGAGTGGTCAGCGTGGCAAAGTTACTAAGGGTGTAGAGGTGAGGAGAGGGCCGGTGGGGTTAGTTTTTCGAGAAAGGGGAGAGAAACTGTCTGTGGCAACCAAAGCGGAGCGACCAATAAAGCAAAGTGGAATATCAAATAAGGTGCAGTAAACAAGCAGTCGaggaacacgcacacacaaacacacacatacggcaACACTCCAAAATGTGTAAATACACAAACCACCAACAGTGTatccaaaaaagaaaggagcAGAAGAGAGGTGGCGGcccattttgtgtgtttgtgtggagattttgttcttttcgcTTCACCCTTTCTTCTGTGTCGTGGAGCTATGTGAGTGGGTGTGGAGCAGGGGGAAAGGGGGAAGAAGAGGCGAGGATAGTGTTTGGGGTAGAACTTGACGAAAGCCCCGAAAACCGAAAAGTAGAAAAACTGGTTTTGGctccctctctgtctctgtccccccccccctcacatgtaacaaaatatacaacacaacaaaacgcagTGAGCCGCGAAACGCGCGCTGCTGCGGTTGGAATGGTTGGTGCCGGTGACAAGTGTGTAATTATGAAACCGTCCTATCGAATTAATTACATTGTGGCTATTTTTGTCCAAAAGTTTCACTCAAAATaggtatttttttcatttttcattattattaactATAGAAGAATATTAAGTAATGTCATGTTTGTAGTTTCTAGTGAAAACCCGATACATTTAGTTTAATATTTCAGTctaatatatattatataaatTTAAACCACTTAAACTCACTTCATCCTCCAATCTGAAAGCTTTCTTTCTAAGAAAAAgccaataaaataaacataaaagtaTTACGGTTTCATATTTACACACACCCTGCTGGCTTGcgttcaaaacacacaccggCGTGCGCGGCAAACGgcacaacatcatcatcaccatcaagcGCATTTTGTTCACGGTTTTGTTGTGGGTGGGTGAATACACACAAACGGCCCCGACCACAGATCGAGCGCAACGATCCCTCCTCTTCTCTCCTCTCCCGAGGGCGTTGTACAATAATAATTccttatttcatttcaaacccTCTTTCTTAACATTATTCCTTCACATTGAATGGGTTGGAAGGGATACGGGGGATGGAGAGGCACAAGAGTTACCTGGTCTGGTGCGCCTGCATTTGTATTTGTGCGATCGCTGACCAACCGGTTCGAGAGCGCGATCAAGCCTCGTTGGTGTGTGGATGGGGAGCACCGTTTTTTGAATTCTTTCCGTTGGAACCGGCATCCAAGAATGAGGCCAAacagcatcaccaccaccactaccaccaataCCACCGAATGGTTCAGTGATTGGCTGCGGCGGTGACTTGGTGCTCTTCTCCAACGCGCGGTGTGCTTTCAGATACGGGCGGAAAACGGAAATGGTTTCCCCTGGTGGTTGTTGCTAAATGCCGAGAGAGGAGAGGTCTACTAAGTGCAACAGCgctctaacacacacactcacacacatacccgtGCAAGTGCACCTGGGCGTGATGCACCGGAAACCGGAAACGATAAATAGCCAGCGTTTGAAAGAGTTATGCTTTTTTACAAGAAACCACAGACAGGTTTTTAGCGCCATCGGGCATAATGTGTGTAGCGAGTTTCTGGGTCATTTAAAAGTTCGCCAAAAAAATGGatacaaattaaaacattgttCCATACTTTAATGCTTTAAAGagcatttttttcgttcaaaGATTGGAGAATTTCAACCGTAAACATTTATGTGCCTCCAATGCGGATACATGCTCAACATGTAACGGAAATCATAAAATGAAATACAAGCTTCTCCCGTGCGCTCTGCCGCATCGTGCCCATACCTTGGCTGGTGCCCTTGGGACACCCGCGAGCATCCTGTGACAGCGGCACATCGGGAAAGAAAAATGTCTTGAGGGGCGAAAAGGTTACTCCCGAAAATTGCTCCCCAAACGTGGATGCCACAACGCCCCCAACACGTTCGCCAGAGGATGATGCTTTGGCGCGGAAGATAAACTTTCCTGACACTGACACTTCCGACATTGGCAGCAACAGAGGCACGTTAGGCAGAGAGCGCATCTGGGGCTTTTCGATATCCAATCTCTCCAATGGAAGTACGGAAGGGTTTGGGAAAGGTCGGAGTGAAAGGAAGGATAGAATTTCCCAGCTCGGATATACTTTCGCtcgcgcgcgtgtatgtgtctgGTGTAAAGTGTGAAATTTATGTCTCTTTACCTTCCAGCGGGCACTTCCGCACGATGGTGGTGGATGGATGTGAGGGCATGTGAACGGAATACTCCCAAATGCGGGTAAAAATAACAGGAAAAAGGCAGAATGTGTATTTATTCTTTTGTTTGGAAAGCAACTGCAGCGTGTATGTGTTGGAAAGGGCTTAAAGCGGGGACACAAGGAGTTAGTTGAGTGAGGAACTTTCTGTTAGCAGACTGCCAGTCACAACTATACCTGTACATGTTTGCTTATGTAGCAAGAATTGTGTTAAAAGTTACAAGAAAAGCGTGCGGTTCTGTAAAATAAGAGCATACATTGAAGAAATGAAGTGAAAAAGAGGACCAAACACTAAGAATAGTGGTCAGTTTTGCTCCAATTGCTATGAATATGCCAATAAGTAATACTCCAATGCTTAAAACAAATATCCTCGATGTCCCTCCTCCACGTCCCTGAATGTCCCAAGGTCCTCAACATCGTCTCCGTCGTCTAGCACAACCTCTGAATAATGAATAGAACCAGCAATTTTCACTTTCTGTCTATCTGTCCCTTTGCCTACAACTTGCCAACTATCGCCCATAATCAGTTAATTTTCGCTcgttccaacaaaaaaacgccccTTAATGCCTGAGGCGACGTCCAGCTTCGTGTGCGGCGGCAGTGTACTATAATTTCCCCTGCCCATACCCTCATTCTCACTAT
Coding sequences within:
- the LOC120902754 gene encoding peptidyl-prolyl cis-trans isomerase Fkbp12, with product MGVQIVPIANGDQTTFPKPGQTAVVHYTGTLDDGTVFDSSRTRGKPFKFSVGKGEVIRGWDEGVAQMSVGQRAKLVCSPDYAYGSRGHPGVIPPNARLTFDVELLRVE